The following proteins are co-located in the Bradysia coprophila strain Holo2 chromosome X unlocalized genomic scaffold, BU_Bcop_v1 contig_130, whole genome shotgun sequence genome:
- the LOC119067945 gene encoding protein abnormal spindle-like, whose protein sequence is MYSTDIENEFDLMQKYRGKVNEKSIRSIQQYYRSYKLMKASRTSFVKLRNAAVKIQRRFRATRKMRIERKKFLDLKKFTILMQKRYKNSVTMRIERRKYVALRNATLFSQKKIRRNQQSKIARQNFLSLKIATISIQARFRATMSMRLDRQKYLHLRNVTIFLQRRYRANALMRQQRSAYVELRKSIISVQRRYRAKRAMIAARDQFQRYVKAVLVIQPRFRATMGMRLERQKYLHLRNVTIFLQRRYRANALMRQPRSDYVKLRQAIISVQRRYRAKKTVDADHHQLQRHTRAALVIQSRFRATIKFRKELQEYLCLRKSTLFIQRRFRANVLMLKQRSDYVKLRISIVSVQRRYRAKRAMIAVRDQFQRYKKAVLVIQPRFRATREMRLERQKYLHRRNVTIFLQKRYRANALTKKQRSDYVKLRQAIILVQRRYRAKRTLVADRHLLQRRIRAALVIQSRFRATIEMRKERQKYLRLSKATIFIQRCFRANALMIKQRSNYVKLRQEIVSVQRWYRAKKLMVVVRDQFQRHKKAILVIQTRFRATKEMRKDRQNYLHLINVTIFIQRRVRANTVMKKQHLDYLRLRRAVMSVQRRYRAKREMITVREQFQRNKTAVLVIQSRFRATKKMVLERHKYLRLREVTTCLQRRSRANVLMKKERLNYVTLEKAIISVQRRYRANRSMVADREQFYRYKKSVSVIQAHFRATIKMRMELLEYKCLRNATILVQAKFRANSTRLKYLKLKQAAIIIQRKFQAKRSMKLDRKSYITLRDCCILLQRRFRAKKLGQCQRLDYLQMKRAALIIAQRWRATKAMHAERQKFLQARRDVIFIQQKFRGHKLMLTEQNEFQRIQKAHQRVTERKRNMCATKIQAIWRGWSVRNRKTERSLILRKIRRKVGRISKHVREEKILENVLREQVAILKKKNNSAGLLNVLRAVAQTSRTVPNALAKHSLFISNFCYAKMLQAGRSESDKLLIEQCSSIILNMARCNVTKKHSFQFKNLNTIAQVLLRWCDKDSEIFNTLCTVMYIFSLTPRFNEQIQIFMKTSQAVFMFDEMKRRIVRKDNMTRHKMEKSVSHRNLVALKVQPLNELPSEKSDFGMLSVGSRRPYIFSSSIFAYNTVVREF, encoded by the exons ATGTACTCGACCGatatcgaaaatgaattcgatCTAATGCAAAAGTACAGAGGTAAAGTTAACGAAAAGTCAATCAGATCAATTCAGCAGTACTACCGGTCGTATAAGTTGATGAAGGCTTCACGAACATCTTTTGTGAAACTTCGAAATGCTGCTGTAAAAATTCAACGACGCTTCCGGGCAACGAGAAAAATGAGAATAGAACGAAAGAAATTTCTTGACTTGAAgaaattcacaattttgatGCAGAAACGATACAAAAACTCTGTGACCATGCGTATTGAACGTAGGAAATATGTAGCTCTGCGGAATGCCACtctattttcacaaaaaaaaattcggcgGAACCAACAAAGCAAAATTGCTCGCCAAAACTTTCTGAGTTTAAAAATTGCCACCATCTCTATTCAAGCTCGCTTTAGAGCAACAATGTCAATGAGACTCGACCGCCAAAAATACCTCCATCTAAGGAACGTGACAATATTTTTGCAAAGACGTTATCGGGCCAATGCCTTGATGAGACAGCAACGTTCCGCTTATGTGGAACTGCGGAAATCAATTATATCGGTACAAAGACGGTATCGAGCAAAGCGAGCAATGATCGCTGCTCGAGACCAATTCCAACGATACGTAAAAGCTGTTTTAGTCATTCAACCTCGTTTTCGAGCAACAATGGGAATGAGATTAGAACGCCAAAAATACCTCCATCTAAGGAACGTGACAATATTTTTGCAAAGACGTTATCGGGCCAATGCCTTGATGAGACAACCACGTTCGGATTACGTGAAACTGCGGCAAGCAATTATATCGGTACAACGACGATACCGAGCAAAGAAAACAGTAGATGCTGATCATCACCAATTACAAAGACACACTCGAGCGGCTTTGGTAATTCAATCTCGTTTTCGAGCAACAATCAAATTTCGAAAGGAACTTCAGGAATACCTGTGCCTAAGGAAGTCCACTCTCTTTATTCAGAGGCGGTTCAGGGCAAATGTGCTCATGTTGAAGCAACGTTCGGATTATGTGAAACTGCGGATATCAATTGTATCGGTACAAAGACGGTATCGAGCTAAGCGAGCAATGATTGCTGTTCGAGACCAATTCCAACGATACAAGAAAGCGGTTTTGGTCATTCAACCTCGTTTTCGAGCAACAAGAGAAATGAGATTAGAACGCCAAAAATACCTCCATCGAAGGAATGTGACAATATTTTTGCAGAAACGTTACCGGGCCAATGCATTGACGAAGAAACAGCGTTCCGACTATGTAAAATTACGCCAAGCAATTATATTGGTACAAAGACGATACCGGGCAAAGAGAACATTAGTTGCTGATCGTCACCTATTACAAAGACGCATTCGAGCCGCTTTGGTAATTCAATCTCGTTTTCGAGCAACAATTGAAATGCGAAAAGAACGTCAGAAATACCTGCGTCTAAGCAAGGCCACTATCTTTATTCAAAGGTGTTTTAGGGCCAATGCACTCATGATAAAGCAACGTTCGAATTATGTTAAACTACGGCAAGAAATTGTATCGGTACAAAGATGGTATCGGGCGAAGAAATTAATGGTTGTTGTGCGGGATCAATTTCAACGACATAAGAAAGCGATTTTGGTCATTCAAACTCGCTTTAGAGCAACAAAGGAAATGCGAAAGGATCGTCAGAATTACCTGCATCTAATCAATGTTACTATCTTTATTCAGAGGCGTGTTCGAGCCAATACGGTGATGAAGAAACAACATTTGGATTATCTAAGACTACGACGAGCAGTTATGTCGGTACAAAGACGATACCGGGCAAAGAGAGAAATGATCACCGTTCGAGAACAATTTCAACGAAACAAGACAGCGGTTTTGGTCATTCAATCTCGTTTTAGAGCAACAAAGAAAATGGTACTCGAACGCCACAAATATCTTCGGCTAAGAGAGGTCACTACATGTTTGCAGAGGCGTTCGCGAGCCAATGTATTGATGAAAAAGGAGCGCTTGAACTATGTGACGCTAGAGAAGGCAATTATTTCCGTTCAAAGACGTTATCGAGCAAATAGGTCAATGGTCGCTGACCGAGAGCAATTTTATCGTTACAAGAAATCGGTTTCCGTTATTCAAGCACACTTCCGagcaacaataaaaatgagaaTGGAACTCCTGGAATATAAGTGTCTGAGGAACGCCACAATTCTCGTTCAAGCGAAATTTCGTGCAAACAGTACCCGACTCAAGTATTTGAAGTTAAAGCAAGCAGCTATTATCATTCAGCGTAAATTCCAAGCAAAGCGATCCATGAAATTGGACCGAAAATCCTATATAACGCTACGGGACTGTTGTATACTGTTGCAGAGACGTTTTCGTGCTAAAAAACTTGGTCAGTGTCAACGTTTAGATTACTTGCAAATGAAGAGAGCGGCATTAATCATAGCACAGCGATGGCGTGCTACAAAAGCTATGCATGCGGAACGACAGAAGTTTTTACAGGCTCGACGGGACGTAATTTTTatccaacaaaaattcagaGGTCACAAACTAATGCTTACGGAACAAAATGAGTTCCAGCGAATTCAGAAAGCACATCAACGGGTAACTGAAAGGAAGCGAAATATGTGTGCAACTAAGATACAAGCAATCTGGCGAGGTTGGTCTGTCCGAAATCGAAAAACCGAACGATcattaattttacgaaaaatcCGACGAAAAGTCGGACGAATTAGCAAACATGTTAGGGAAgagaaaattctggaaaatgttttgcgAGAGCAGGTAGCTatattaaagaagaaaaacaattcagCGGGATTACTTAATGTACTCCGTGCTGTCG CTCAAACATCACGAACTGTACCAAATGCTCTCGCCAAACATTCGTTGTTCATATCGAATTTTTGCTATGCAAAAATGTTGCAAGCTGGCCGATCAGAATCAGACAAATTGCTGATAGAGCAGTGTAGTTCGATCATTTTGAATATGGCCAGATGCAACGTAACTAAAAAACATTCATTCCAA tttaaaaacTTGAATACGATTGCTCAAGTGCTGTTACGTTGGTGTGATAAGGACAGCGAAATTTTCAACACCCTGTGCACTGTAATGTACATATTCAGTCTGACCCCACGGTTCAATGAG caaattcaaattttcatgaaaacttCTCAAGCGGTTTTTATGTTCGACGAAATGAAGCGACGAATTGTTAGAAAGGACAATATGACAAGGCACAAAATGGAAAAGTCAGTGTCACATCGTAATTTGGTTGCTCTTAAAGTACAGCCACTGAATGAGTTGCCAAGTGAAAAGTCGGATTTTGGTATGTTATCGGTTGGATCGCGAAGACCttacattttctcttcatCAATTTTCGCTTACAATACTGTTGTGCGGGAATTTTAA